One part of the Paraglaciecola sp. L3A3 genome encodes these proteins:
- a CDS encoding sulfatase, whose product MLRICIHTLVIGWIACLFSLVSAQELSTKNQPPNVIFIAIDDLRPMLGVYGVYGVYGDNLAKTPNIDKLAAQGVTFNRAYAQFPICGPSRASVMTGLRPNTVGVTHNYIKFRDKFSNLVTLPQYFAQQGYNAAYVGKIFHHGDKDDDKSWNWQVNNKQLADGTQRPDTYAIAKNRQLQLSNRKKMVAKYGEQAKYGLGRGPASEGANVADNQYIDGFNAELAIETITNMRTSSDKPIFFGFGLNKPHLPWIAPKKYWDMYQSSDIQQAQNKIPPVAGASMGIHASFELRTFSDVPNTGPISADLADNLKHAYLACISYVDAQIGKLIESLEKQQMLDNTIFVLWSDHGYHLGEMGIWGKASNYEIATRVPLIFSTPDTRKKAQEGQSNALVELVDIYPTLVELAGLPTPQTLEGKSMVKLLSQPNFPWKTAAFSQFPSPALREWGAYPLRSGMRETYFGELIVQVEDKIKTQFSELWDRELFEHHLMGYSMRTDQYRFIAWLDSRDIAKKPLYMELYDHQNDSLETNNIADHKPELIEKLLAELKVSLKLQNNAAAI is encoded by the coding sequence ATGTTAAGAATCTGTATTCACACCTTGGTGATAGGTTGGATAGCGTGTTTGTTTAGCCTTGTTTCAGCACAAGAATTATCCACCAAAAATCAGCCACCTAATGTGATTTTTATTGCCATTGATGACTTACGACCTATGTTAGGCGTTTACGGCGTTTACGGCGTTTACGGCGATAACTTAGCGAAAACCCCCAATATCGATAAGTTGGCAGCACAAGGCGTAACCTTCAATAGAGCCTATGCCCAATTTCCAATTTGTGGGCCATCTAGAGCTAGTGTCATGACAGGATTACGGCCTAATACTGTTGGCGTGACTCATAATTATATTAAGTTTAGAGACAAGTTTAGTAACTTAGTTACATTGCCACAATATTTTGCCCAACAAGGTTACAACGCCGCTTATGTAGGAAAAATATTTCATCACGGTGATAAAGACGATGATAAGTCATGGAATTGGCAGGTGAATAATAAACAGTTAGCTGATGGCACTCAACGTCCAGACACATATGCGATAGCAAAAAACAGACAGCTACAACTAAGTAACCGTAAAAAAATGGTCGCCAAGTATGGAGAGCAAGCTAAATACGGTTTAGGTCGAGGGCCTGCCTCTGAAGGAGCAAATGTGGCAGATAATCAATATATCGATGGGTTCAATGCTGAATTAGCTATTGAAACCATCACCAATATGCGTACCAGCTCGGATAAGCCGATCTTTTTTGGTTTTGGTTTGAATAAACCCCATTTGCCTTGGATTGCCCCTAAAAAATATTGGGATATGTACCAGTCAAGTGACATTCAACAAGCACAAAATAAAATACCGCCAGTGGCAGGTGCCAGCATGGGCATTCACGCATCTTTCGAATTGCGGACTTTTTCTGATGTACCAAATACAGGACCTATTTCTGCTGATTTAGCCGATAACCTTAAGCATGCTTATTTGGCTTGCATTAGCTATGTGGATGCACAGATAGGTAAGTTAATTGAGTCACTAGAGAAACAACAAATGTTAGACAACACCATTTTTGTTTTGTGGAGTGATCACGGTTACCACCTAGGGGAAATGGGTATTTGGGGGAAAGCTAGCAATTATGAAATAGCCACCCGTGTCCCGCTAATTTTTTCAACCCCAGACACGCGTAAAAAAGCTCAAGAAGGTCAGTCAAATGCCTTAGTGGAATTGGTGGATATATATCCCACTTTAGTTGAGCTGGCTGGGTTACCCACCCCTCAAACATTAGAAGGTAAAAGTATGGTTAAATTGCTTTCGCAGCCTAATTTTCCTTGGAAAACTGCGGCCTTTAGCCAATTTCCTTCACCAGCCTTAAGAGAGTGGGGGGCTTATCCACTAAGATCTGGGATGCGTGAAACATATTTTGGTGAACTGATTGTGCAAGTTGAAGATAAAATTAAAACTCAATTTTCAGAGCTATGGGATCGAGAGTTATTTGAGCACCACTTAATGGGTTACTCGATGCGCACTGACCAGTATCGATTTATTGCTTGGTTGGATTCTCGAGATATCGCTAAGAAGCCCCTATATATGGAATTATATGATCATCAAAACGATTCGCTAGAAACTAACAATATTGCAGATCACAAACCTGAATTAATTGAAAAATTGTTAGCTGAACTTAAGGTGAGTTTAAAGTTACAAAATAATGCCGCAGCTATTTAG
- the glmU gene encoding bifunctional UDP-N-acetylglucosamine diphosphorylase/glucosamine-1-phosphate N-acetyltransferase GlmU produces MAFSVVVLAAGKGTRMKSSLPKVLHPIGGKPMVQRIIDTVNTIGARSINLIYGHGAEQLQSALQHNTLNWCLQAEQLGTGHAVQQAVPHISDDEDVLILVGDAPLIKPTTLEQLIAIKQNADLALLTVHLDDPTGMGRIIREGDQVTAIIEHKDATAEQRQITEINTGMMIMAGSDLKRWLANLNSNNAQGEFYLTDVIAMAAAEGKVIKASHPSSAIEVEGINNRMQLANIERAFQFEQAQAIMAQGVSFSDPHRFDLRGELTVGQDINIDINVVIKGKVNIGSNVNIGPNCILIDCDIAQGANIEANSIIEQAQVGENCNVGPFARLRPGAVMHQNAKVGNFVEMKKTILGKGSKANHFTYLGDTTVGEGVNIGAGTITCNYDGVNKFKTTIGDGAFIGSNSSLVAPTTIGKNATVGAGSIITKSIEDGELAIARAKQRNIGGWERPTKK; encoded by the coding sequence ATGGCATTTTCAGTAGTGGTTTTAGCGGCAGGAAAAGGAACGAGAATGAAATCATCTCTTCCTAAGGTATTACATCCAATTGGTGGCAAACCTATGGTGCAACGCATCATAGACACAGTAAATACAATAGGCGCACGCTCGATAAACCTTATTTATGGCCATGGCGCAGAGCAATTACAAAGTGCCCTGCAACACAATACATTAAATTGGTGTTTACAGGCTGAACAACTCGGCACAGGCCACGCGGTACAACAAGCCGTACCACATATCTCTGATGACGAAGATGTGCTTATTTTGGTAGGTGATGCACCACTGATTAAACCCACTACGCTAGAGCAATTGATTGCTATTAAACAAAATGCAGATTTAGCATTATTAACGGTACATCTAGATGATCCCACAGGCATGGGTCGAATTATCCGTGAAGGCGATCAAGTCACAGCTATAATAGAACACAAAGACGCCACAGCTGAGCAAAGACAAATCACTGAAATCAATACTGGCATGATGATCATGGCCGGTTCTGATCTAAAACGTTGGTTGGCTAATTTAAACAGCAATAATGCTCAAGGGGAGTTTTATTTAACCGATGTTATCGCAATGGCTGCTGCCGAAGGTAAAGTGATTAAAGCTTCACATCCTAGTTCAGCTATCGAAGTTGAAGGTATCAATAATCGTATGCAACTGGCCAATATTGAGCGTGCATTTCAATTCGAACAAGCTCAGGCCATTATGGCTCAAGGTGTGAGTTTTAGTGATCCCCACAGATTTGACTTACGCGGTGAATTAACTGTTGGCCAAGATATCAATATTGATATCAATGTAGTGATCAAAGGTAAAGTCAACATAGGCTCAAACGTGAATATTGGCCCGAATTGTATATTGATTGATTGTGATATTGCCCAAGGAGCCAATATAGAAGCGAACTCAATTATAGAACAAGCACAAGTAGGTGAAAATTGTAATGTAGGCCCATTTGCTCGTTTACGTCCAGGGGCGGTGATGCATCAAAATGCGAAAGTGGGTAACTTTGTAGAAATGAAAAAAACCATTTTAGGCAAAGGCTCTAAAGCCAACCATTTTACTTACCTAGGCGATACAACTGTGGGCGAAGGAGTCAACATAGGTGCGGGAACTATCACCTGTAACTATGATGGTGTGAATAAATTCAAAACCACTATAGGTGACGGCGCATTTATTGGCTCAAATAGCTCATTAGTTGCACCGACCACAATAGGTAAAAATGCCACTGTGGGAGCAGGCTCAATCATCACAAAATCCATTGAAGACGGTGAATTAGCCATAGCACGGGCCAAACAACGTAATATTGGTGGTTGGGAACGTCCCACGAAAAAATAA
- a CDS encoding agarase has product MKISFGNLSSVKCLTLCAISVLMSCNKTDNTHPVTAQNVDPFSNEKVIYSLVDFDSKHQQDWLQSNTANFSLANNKNGKSLAVEFSSNENISSLTIQPETPWDLKSYQDYNLAFDVNNTGDVAVHLYLSLVNPEGELQKRSISLPTHYSGTVYFPLKGVEAETETGLWGDAPPWKTKDDLMVWRSWRAAQVNLETIQSLTFSVIGVLENKKVDIDNIRLRQNPATENDWSVGLIDKFGQNAKLDTDLKIKTEQQLKEAATKELAELAKSTGMPNRSKFGGYTAGPKLEATGYFRTEKVDGKWWMVDPDGYLYFSHGPANVRMANLTTITGIDYKDPAIRVFRDDETTPEDSMGIIKIADSIKQTAFVTSSVRNNMFEWLPSYDDPLADHYSYRRSTHKGPVAHGETYSFYRANLERRYGETEPESYVKQWHQVTLDRMRDWGFTSFGNWVDPAFYEHEDKIPYFANGWIIGNFKTLSGKTNHWGLMPDPYDPVFSERAQATISEIAENVKSSPWCVGIFIDNEKSWGEREGSVEARYGVILDALSQSITDSPAKAAFTKHLRNKYSSIEQINQSWQLDLTNWSELEDGITFTQHSDVLVQDLSKMLEMLGEQYFTVVHNTLEQVLPHHLYMGARMANWGMPDEIIKASLKYSDVLSFNIYEEGVQEDFWKFLEKVDLPVAIGEFHIGTATDSGMFNPGIVHAANQTERATMYKKYMESVLNKSYMVGAHWFQYVDEPISGRSFDGENANIGFVTVADIPYPELTQAVKDVTSTMYQKRYGK; this is encoded by the coding sequence ATGAAGATCTCTTTTGGAAATTTATCAAGCGTGAAGTGCCTAACTTTATGTGCCATTTCTGTATTAATGAGTTGCAATAAAACAGACAATACGCACCCAGTCACGGCACAAAATGTTGATCCATTTAGCAACGAAAAGGTCATTTATTCATTAGTCGATTTTGATAGCAAACACCAGCAAGATTGGCTGCAATCAAATACTGCAAATTTTTCGTTAGCAAATAACAAAAATGGCAAAAGCCTAGCTGTCGAATTTTCCTCAAATGAAAATATTTCTTCATTAACTATTCAACCCGAAACCCCTTGGGATTTAAAAAGCTACCAAGATTACAACCTAGCTTTCGACGTCAACAACACTGGCGATGTCGCAGTACATTTATATTTATCTTTAGTAAACCCTGAAGGCGAACTACAAAAACGCTCTATTAGTTTACCAACCCATTATTCAGGTACTGTTTATTTTCCATTAAAAGGTGTTGAAGCAGAAACTGAAACTGGTTTATGGGGTGACGCGCCACCTTGGAAAACCAAAGATGATTTGATGGTATGGCGCTCTTGGCGAGCAGCACAAGTTAATTTAGAGACTATACAGTCTTTAACGTTTTCAGTTATAGGTGTGTTAGAAAATAAAAAAGTAGATATCGACAATATTCGACTTCGCCAAAATCCAGCAACTGAAAACGACTGGTCAGTAGGGTTAATTGATAAATTTGGTCAAAATGCCAAACTCGATACAGATCTAAAAATTAAAACAGAACAACAGCTCAAAGAAGCAGCAACAAAAGAATTAGCCGAGCTGGCCAAATCAACTGGTATGCCTAATCGCTCTAAGTTTGGTGGCTATACTGCAGGTCCTAAACTAGAGGCCACTGGATATTTTCGCACCGAAAAAGTAGATGGCAAATGGTGGATGGTTGATCCTGATGGCTACCTATACTTTTCTCATGGCCCTGCTAACGTGCGTATGGCTAATTTAACAACTATTACTGGTATCGATTATAAAGATCCTGCGATTCGAGTGTTCAGAGATGATGAAACTACCCCTGAAGATTCTATGGGTATCATCAAAATTGCCGATAGCATCAAACAAACAGCTTTTGTCACCTCTAGCGTTCGTAATAATATGTTTGAATGGTTGCCTAGCTACGATGATCCTTTAGCCGATCACTATAGTTACAGACGTTCAACACATAAAGGACCTGTTGCCCATGGTGAAACTTATAGTTTTTACCGCGCTAACCTAGAGCGTCGATATGGTGAAACAGAGCCTGAGTCTTATGTAAAACAATGGCATCAAGTCACTTTAGACCGTATGCGAGACTGGGGCTTCACCTCTTTTGGTAACTGGGTTGATCCTGCTTTTTATGAACATGAAGATAAAATCCCTTATTTTGCCAATGGTTGGATCATAGGTAATTTCAAAACCTTATCTGGTAAAACTAACCACTGGGGATTAATGCCTGATCCCTACGACCCTGTATTCAGTGAACGAGCCCAAGCGACTATTAGCGAAATAGCCGAAAATGTAAAAAGTTCACCTTGGTGCGTAGGCATATTTATTGATAATGAAAAAAGTTGGGGTGAACGAGAAGGCTCAGTAGAAGCACGATATGGCGTTATTCTTGACGCTTTATCTCAGTCTATTACTGACAGCCCAGCCAAAGCGGCCTTCACCAAACATTTAAGAAACAAGTATTCTTCTATAGAACAGATTAATCAAAGCTGGCAATTAGACCTTACAAATTGGTCAGAATTAGAAGATGGCATCACTTTTACTCAACACTCGGATGTTCTAGTCCAAGACTTATCAAAAATGTTAGAAATGTTAGGTGAACAATATTTCACAGTTGTGCACAACACCTTAGAACAAGTTTTACCTCATCATTTATATATGGGGGCTCGTATGGCTAACTGGGGCATGCCTGACGAAATTATTAAAGCTTCGCTAAAATATTCAGACGTACTAAGTTTTAATATTTATGAAGAAGGCGTACAAGAGGATTTCTGGAAGTTCTTAGAAAAAGTAGACTTGCCTGTCGCTATTGGCGAATTCCATATAGGCACAGCCACCGACTCTGGCATGTTTAATCCGGGGATCGTGCACGCTGCCAATCAAACTGAGCGAGCCACTATGTATAAAAAATACATGGAAAGTGTTTTAAACAAATCTTATATGGTGGGTGCTCATTGGTTTCAATACGTAGATGAACCTATTAGTGGTCGCTCTTTCGATGGTGAAAATGCCAACATAGGTTTTGTTACGGTAGCTGACATCCCCTATCCTGAACTTACTCAGGCAGTAAAAGACGTCACTTCAACTATGTACCAAAAACGCTACGGTAAATAA